Within the Megalopta genalis isolate 19385.01 unplaced genomic scaffold, iyMegGena1_principal scaffold0153, whole genome shotgun sequence genome, the region GCCCAGTAGCTAGCGTGTGAACATTGCTATTCAAGGCGCGTCCGatgaaagaacgaaacaaaccaCTCTCTTATGAACACGCCATGCTATTCCCGATTTTCTTGTTTCGCCACGAAATCGCAGTCGAGGCATGTCCGTCCCCGTCGTtactctctctccttctttttCTCTTCTCCCTTGTTCGCGTGAGACTTTGTTTCCTGCAAATTTCCGATCGTCTTCCTTCCGTACGCCGCGAATGCTTCTTCGGTTGGACGAAGAGTCTCCGAATCGCATGCTTCCGTTTAGTCCAGACAAATGTCGATAGAATCGATGACAGAGACTTAATAACCGTCTATAATGGTCTTTTTTTAGCAGTTTGGACAATGTCCTCGGATGACGTTCAAACCCGGGTTAGGAAAAGGTGCGATCTGTTCCGAATATTCCTGTGTCCATCGGAAGGATGCATAAAACATATGCCTACGAGGAGCAACGTAGCTGACTACCGCGCAAGACTCTCGTGAAAAATCGTTGCATGTTTGGTGTTTTGCCGCGCGCTTACCGGTAGCATCTAATCTCCTCGATACCGAAGGCCTGGAATAAATATTTTCGGTAACGGCACGAGAGCCGATGCCTCTTCTGCGTGCTTTCTACAATCGGTTGACAAGAAATCATCTCTCCCGGCGCAGGTGGAGAGGTGCCGTGACACACGCGAGAGCCCGTGTGCTGTGCGTTTGCACATTATACCCGTGATCGCCCGAGGCAACCACGAGCAGGAGGCTCGGCTAGTCACTCCCGACAAGTGCGCATCACTACATCGGTCTACCTTATATCCATCTACGTTTATATCCACCCAAGTTTTCCACCTTATTCACCTCGACCCGCGTCTGCTTTCGGGATCTCTCTCACGAAGAACGAGTTCTCCTATTGTTGGCGGCTGACTCGAGTCAGCGAGGTGTGTGTCCTGGGTCAGGTTACGAAACCGCCTGATCTCGCGATCGGTCAATCGTATCGGCCGCCATCGATCCTCGATTGTCCTTGACACGATTCCCAAGCCCGATCGGGGGATTTTTCCATCTGCCGTTGCCGTCAAGCGTGGGCAACGCGAGCTTGCTCCGATTGATTTGGAGCAGTTGGAAGGCGAACCGATCGGGTCCATCTTCGGCCTCTCTAATCCGCCATCGACGATTCCATAAATGTCCAGTGGTAGCTAGTTGCTGGCAGTTTCCAGTTGTTTGACCAACGCAATGGTGTTGAACAAATCCGACAAGCCATCTCCTCGACTTTTTGCGACGATTCTTGCGCTATTCCCTGCGAATTCGCTGGGGAGAGGGGGGCAAAGTCGGAGTCACGAGGTCAGGAACTCGGGAACGCAGGAACCCGGAAACAAGAATAAGACGAATAGATACAGTATCCATCGACGCGGTGGTTTTTAAGATGGAAACGTAACTCTCGACAGGTTATTCTCTCAAGCCAAAGAAATGCGAGTCCACGCTCGAGCGAATCCTCCATCAATGGACGAGTCATTACTTAGCTGCAAGGAGGATGATGTCCCCGTCGGAGATGCTCAGCATCGGTGGCATTTGCTTTGCGTAAAATCTGCAGCAATTCTACGTAGCTTTACGTGGAATCGTAACATTTCATTAGAAATTAACGCAAACAATTCGTACGATTTTCCATCATCGATCATGACCAGGACGCAAGAAAGCGAAAAGCTGCGCGTAATGCTTACGTTTGGCTTGCATTTGTCTCCACAAGTCTCACTCGTGATCTTTacgtttggcctgcatttatTTTCACGAATCTAAATCTGAttatcacgagtcagactcgtcaaagtacggctaGGGGTTAAATCGGACGACCGTCGGAGCCACCTCTCTCGAAAGGTTTCGTCGGGACGGGCGCGAACTTGTGTGGTAAAATGAGTCGGAGCACCGTCCATTTGATAAAATATGTTCTGCCGGAACTCCAAACTCCGGCAGAACATgttcaaaaaaaaaatttttattcgttGGACCGTCCAACCTGTTAGGAAGGATCTACGGTCCAACGATAAAATTGCCACAAATTCCGGCCCATACATTGACTGAGGATCGAACCTGTGCATGGTGTGGCCGAAGCGCACGGTGATTCTCATCGCTCCACAAATGCAAATTATGAGCATTGAAACACCTACTACTTCTACATCTACTTCTCTTAGGAGCCACCTTGAATATTGAATCCGTTGATCGAAGTCCGTATCCAGCAATTCCTGCACCTGTGTGAATTTATACGGTTACATTAAATACTGTGCTGCTAACACTAGaaaaaaatacatacaaatgcataaaaatttaCAGATGAAGAACATTTCTTTTTACGTAATTAAAAATCATGGTTATTATAATTGTGACACCCTAAGCGGCGACAGATTCCTCGTACACTCTCGGTGCCGTCCTCCACTATTAGGGTTTGCACTTGATCTTCTGATTGGAGGGTCCGCGCGGAAAATGATCTCCCAGTATCCTCATCGTTTGATTCAGTGATGCTGCGGGTATAAAAACGCCGTGCCAACGTACGTACAGCATACTCTGTCGGTGTACGCAAATTTGGATATTCTTCCTCCAACCTTCTCACAGTAGCAGCTGTGTTTCCCTTGCACTGTGCGAATACCTAAAATAAAAACAGGCAAACTTCGTAGTATCGTCATCGTTTCTAGTGTGAAGCCAGACTCCAGTATCTTGCCTGGTGTATCACCATTGGAATATGACCCCAGATGTAGCCCTACTCCCATACTCTATGATAAAAATCGCGTATATAAAAGGCTACAAAAACCCAATAAAGCAGTTCTAGATTCAGTGTCAACATAGTTGTATCTACATTATTTCGTACTTCTAGTATTGTATCTACATTATCTCGTACTCAGTATCGCCGTCATTCTATGCATTATTTTATACTTGTATTCTCTACGGAAAATACTTTACGTCTATTCGGAGATCTGTCCCGTGACACTAGCAATGGTAGGGGGAGGGACCATAATTTCACTATTGGTGATGAGGGTGTATCCCTCCATTTTAGTCGATAACTGTGCTCCCATCGTActgtgaaaaaagaaaaaatattattttgtatcTTGTCTGGGATTTATAACGCGAAGAATGTTTCTTTCATCCAACGAATAGTAAATTGCTAAAATTACTAGAATAAATTGCTACAATACAAAAAatttatcgcgttataaattcaAAATGCCACAGTTGTCCTTTTTATATACACGGTTACTACAACAGTATGCACTTACTTTGCGTTTATCGATGCTTCTCCGTCGAACGTCGAACATTAAATGAATCTGCCGCCTTCACGCCTCTAAATTTTGGCACAACATCGTGCTCAGAGCCGTATTTGTAGAGGTGAGATCTCACAAATGAGACTGCATgatgccaatggttcaaatggCAATGTCAAATGGTAGCGTCGCAAGCACACTTCGGTCCCGATTTTGATTCTACGCAACGGTTGCTTACGAAAGCTAACTTTCCgcatttcgaatttcccgccagCGCTGGTTGCGGTTCTATTGAAAACAATAGAAATAGATGAATGTGACAATTTGAAAAGTATGGTGAAACGATGTCCAAAGTTGTGAATTCAGTGAATTAGGAAGATGTGGTTTCTTTGAAATCGTTCAGTTATACGAAGGGGGcggggggtgcatcgaaaagACGAACCTTGAACAGAGTATAGTTCTCGAAACTTTGTATTTTGCTTTTCAATTTTCCCCTCAATCTCTGTTAGAATCATTTCAAATGTACCAGAATtcacacctaaataatgtgggaATATCTCCACATTGACTACTCACGCTTCCTCTTCCTAAACATTATTATTTACTGCAGCCCTTTCTTCTGCATCCAAAAGAATGGCTATACAAGCTAACTTTACTATTGTAAACGGCATTTTCTATAATGCACTGAGGTGATCTTGTGTTCTATAGTGACGTTCGGAACGTTCCAGGAAGCCTGGAGCACTTTTGAACCTTTGAGGTAAGAATGGgagaattctctctctctctctctctctcacacacacacacacacacacacatatgtaTTCacatattaaattgaattaggTAGATAAAATATTTTTGATGTGCAAAATGGGACAAGGACACTACAATGTTTTACACTTGCTTTATCATTAATTTCAAGGCGTAAGCATATCTACTAAGTATGATACGGCTACacaaatataataagtatatatttTCACATAAAAAaggtcatttttatttttatataattaaaaggCGCATGTTATTTTGTTTCAAGTTTATAAATCAGACAATCATTTCGATACGGAAGGTATAACGTTATACTGGTTtcctaaaatatttttattaatattaatattgttgcgaattacaccatttctctcgcgtcgcggcattttatttacaataaagaatattaactataacacaatttgATACAAATACAATTCAGATCTCTCAGAAGTGGGAtattgatcgttcgacggtccgatctcgactcttcgattgtccgttgttCACAACAGAGCAGTTTCACATAACAGCGActcgatttggacaagtcgccgtaacattgcCCTCCCCGCCGAATGAGCGGCCGTCCCGGCCGCGGAAAATTTCCCTTCTGTTGACCAACGACAATCGAACCGTTAATCCTTCCAGATTCAGTCCTACAACCTCGAACTATCGTTCCATCGGACAACTGACAGGTAACCTCCACCGCAAGTACTTCTGTCTGAACAGTAGGTAAACAACGAAAGAATGTAATTAGTTACCCAGGTGGCCTTTCCTAGACAGTTTACGTCCTGACATTTGTCCTCCGTCTCAGGGGAAAACCACCAAAAAAACCTTGAACAGAACGTCAGTACTTCTTCGACGCGTACAGCTCTTATCTCTGTCGCTCACCCttcctcttaattcttcgttttgaggCTTGAGCGTTTATTTCTTAAAGAAGTTTTGAGAACTTCTCACTTGTAGACTTCCCGGGAGTTCCCTGCTCTGATCAAACACCAAAACTCTTCCCCGGATGCACCTCCAATCACCACAGGATACTACCTGCAGTAATATAGGATCCAGTGCATCTCTTTTTTGTGGACCAGTCAGGATAGGGTGTACCCTCCTGAGAACACGTCCTCACTCCCCAGTGGGAGGACGTAATCTTCCAGAGGATACAACTTCCTTCCCCCATCGAACCGTTTCTTCTACAAATGGAAAGAGCTCAGCGTGTCAGTACACAGATTACTCCCTCGTcttctgcgaagaaacgtcctcttcttggatgagagacagtcaaaggttcctgtgtacagcgtcgtagcgagccaagcggttaacatgtacgatcttcggtttcgacttcggagaacgagttacacgataaataatgtcgttcaggcggtcctgtaccacataaggccttcccacgcggactgcaacttgggacattttccttttgtccttcgtggttggaacagccatactttctcgcctgtagcaaacgtaattgaattcgcgtaaacatcataccaagatttcattttgtctccgctaattctcagtctctgacgaataaattcatgaattttagccAGTCTGATACGCGTTTGCTGAACAAACTCGTCCTCCTCATATCTTGAATCAGGCGGGAGTCCTCTCTGAAGATCCATTGGAAGTTGAAGCTCTCTACCAATGAGAATCATCGATGGAGTGTTCTTCATTGTCTCGTGTCTGCTTGAGCGATAGGGCAGTAAAAGTAACGGTATCCAATGGTCCCAATCCCGTTGATGATTcgctacaaacattgacaaatacTGCAGCAGAATCCGAATCAACCTTTCTACGAGCCCATCAGATTGTGGATACAAAGGAGTAGTGCGAGTCTTCTTAATACCAAGCAGCATCATCAACCGCTTGAAGACCGACGACTCAAAATTTCTCCCCTGATCCGAACGGAGTTCCAACGGTACGCCATGATGACTTACAACTTCTGTAAGAAGGGCCTTCGCAACAGTCGTCGCGCGCTGGTCCGGCAACGGAACTACCTCCGGCCATTTCGTGAAATAATCCACAACGACCAGCGCATACTTGTTACCAGCCGCGGACTTCGGAAACGGTCCCACAATGTCGAGCGCTGCCCTCTCAAACGGTGCCccgacattataaatcttgagaggtccatgtcccctctccctctgacctttccttgcgacacaagtataACATCGACGACACCAGTCTTCCACATCCTTGCGATTATCAGGCCAGTAAAATTTTCGACGTACCCTATCCAGAGTTTTGTTCACTCCGAAATGGCCACCCGCCGGTGTATCATGACAATCTGTCATCACCGAGCTTACCATTTCTCTTGGAATCATCAGTAACCATTTGTTACGAAGGTTCGCGTAGTCTTCGACGGCTCCGCCAAGTCGACCAGCGGCCTATCATTAAACGACACGTTGCTGACAGGCCCCATCATCCAAGATGATTTATTTTCGTTGTTGATTCGATTCCGAATGCACGCAGTCGTCATCACCGCCAACATCGAGAAAATGTACAGGCAATTTCTAATTCGTCCAGAAGATCGGGCATACCAACGCATTCTATGGCGAGACAGTCACGGTAAAATAGCAACATTCGAGCTAAACGCCGTCACGTTCGGACTATCGTCGGCCCCATACCTCGCCATAAGATGTCTTCATCAACTGGCGAGCGACGAAGGAACTAACCTACCAAAGGCAGCGACCATCCTCAAACGAGATTTGTACGTCGACGACTTGTTAACCGGCGCCGATACGATCAAGGAAGCGCAGGTCATACAACGACAAGTCAGAGAGCTCTTGAGGAAGGGAGGTCTTCCCATTCGGCAATGGGCTTCAAATGAACCCAAACTTCTCTCGGGGCTGCACAAGGATCTTATTCATCCGAAGATACTAGGCGACACAGCCACGATGAAAACATTAGGCATATCATGGGACGCTAAACACGTCACCATTCGATACACGGTGCAGCCACCCACCACGAACAAAATTAACAAAAGAAATATTCTTTCGACCGTCGCCAGGATCTTCGACCCATTAGGATTATTAGGGCCCGTAACGGTGATCGGCAAAATCCTAATGCAACGACTTTGGCAGCTAAAAATCGATTGGGACGAATCTCTGCCGATCAGCCTTCACACGGAGTGGATCGAATACGAGAACTCGTTACAACATTTAAACAACATAGAATTCGCGCGCCACGTAATCACAAAAGGGGCAAAAACGATAGAACTACACGGATTTTGCGTCGCCAGCGAACGAGCCTACAGCGCTTGTTTATACGCACGAACAATAGATAAAGACAGTCGTGTCAAAACTCAATTACTCTGCGCGAAATCTCGTGTCACACCACTAAAAACTATCACGCTCGCACGTTTAGAACTTTGCGGAGCTGTCCTCTTATCCTCGCTCTATCAAACCGTTCGTAAAGCCATCACATATGACATTCGCGATGTCACCTTCTGGACCGACTCCACAATCGTATTAAATTGGCTGAACAAACAGCCGTCCACGTTGAAGACATTTGTCGCGAACCGCGTAGCCAACATTCAAGGCAAAACCAAACCGTCGTCATGGCGTCACGTCAAATCAAGAGATAACCCAGCCGATCTACTTTCGAGAGGTACCACACCGACACAGTTCCTCGGCAGTACACTCTGGCGACACGGGCCGGCATGACTCTCTCAAGAACAATCCACATGGCCCAACTCAAGCTTCACCCTTTCTAACGAACTACCAGAAACGAAAAGAATCACTGTCTCGTCACCTCAATCAATCAACCCAACGAGATATTTACGCGATACTCCTGCATCCAAAAACTCCGACGAATTATAGCATATTGTCTACGTCTGGTGCCTGCCCGTCGTAACACAGGCCCCTTGACCATCAAAGAGTTACAAGAAGCCAACATCCGCATCATCAGGTCCAGTCAGTTACATTTACACAAGATATCAAAAACCTAAAATCCGGAGAATTACACCCTAGAAGCAAACTTCGACCTCTGCACCCGTTCCTCGACAACGAAGGTATCTTTGCGCGTGGGGGGTCGCCTCCAAAATTCCGCATTAACATTCGCCCAGAAGCACCCAATTTTATTACCAAGGAGTCACCACGTGACTGATTTGATCATCCGCGACGCTCACACGAAAAATCATTCAGACATCACCGCAACCTTGCATGACGTGCGCCGAACATATTGGCCCATCGATGGAAGGAATACGACTAGAAAAATTGTACGGCAATGCGTAAGGTGCTTTCGAGTTAATCTCCCAACGGTCGACTACCTGATGGGAAATTTACCTGCGGCACGCGTCACCGAGAGTCGACCATTTCAGAACTCCGGTGTCGATTATTGCGGCCCCTTTTACATAAAGGAGTGACGGCACCGAAATCGAATCCGTATAACGGTATACGTTGCCATATTTACCTGTTTCGCGACAAAGGCCGTACACCTTGAAGTAGCAGGCGACTTGACGACGGATGCCTTCATGGCGGCCCTCAAACGGTTCGTCGCACGCAGGGGGGCATGTCAAAACACGTATTCGGATAATGGGACCAACTTTGTCGGGGCCGACAACGAACTAAGGGAAATTTGCAGGACACTCCCAAGGGACGAAAGGTTGCAAAACTTCCTCACCACGAAGGGAATCACGTGGCATTTCACGCCGGTTCTGTCTCCGCATTTCGGGGGATTGTGGGAGGCGGCTGTAAAGGCATTCAAGCATTATATCAAACGAGTCGTCGGTGAAGAATTATTCACATTCGAACAATTCAATACTTTTGTAATCGAAGTTGAAGCCGTTCTAAACTCGCGTCCGCTCACTCCCCTCTCTTCCGATCCAAACGATACATCGCCTTTGACTCCTGGTCACTTCTTGATTGGTAGCTCTTTAACGGCCATTGCCGAGACTGATTTCAGGGCAATCCCGAACAACAGGCTGTCGAATTGGCAGCACATCCAGAAGGTGAAGCAGCATTTTTGGACGAGGTGGCAAAAGGAATACATAAACCATTCCCCGATCCAGAACCTTCATCGGAGTGTAGTGAGGTTTAAAGACACTAAGGCTAGTCAAGTCAAATCCACGCCAGATCGCAAAGGTTGATCAATCTGATCAATCAACGGGGGGGAGCATGTTCTGTCCCGAAGGAACAAAACTCGAGGAGTTTCCGTCGACGGGgtttatgacacggacgtgacAAAGGTTATTTTTGAGAACAAGACTTTTTACATCTGCCAGTCATGTGGCGTTCGAACCTCATCGCCGTCTTCCTCAATAACCATAAGTGTCATAAACCCGGGATTTCCGAAGGGTCATCTCGAGTGCCTACCGCTGTACCCGAGGTCACCGTGAGTTGACCTGGAGGAATTTCGGTCGCTTCGTCGATGACGGCAATAAATTCTCATACCCTCTCTGAGACAAGACACGCTCAGGGCGTAACGAGAGGGTGTTGGCGAAGGATTAAGAAGTCACTGATTGGGCAAATGCAACGACAAgcaaaaccaatcagtgcacttCTCCGTCATGAACAGGGAAACCTCCACGATAAAAGAGCCTGCACATCGCGAGTCAGGCCTGTTTTTTCTCATCTTCCGGTTGGGGTCTTATTCGTTTTTAGTCTCGCTTCCGACTCGCACCCACGATCATCCCGTGTTATTCGACGACCATCGCAAGTCCATATAAAACTCTGGTTCCAACGGTCGAACCATACATTTTCTTGTTTTCGACGACCATCACAAGTCGAGACCACTCCAGCTCCAACAGTCGAGCCACTCAGGCATTTCCGTACTCCGACGATCGAGTCGAGGTGACTGTAGATCATTGAAATTCTTCCGTCAGCCGAAGAATACACTCGCGATTATCCCTCCATCAGTCAAAGGGGATAATCAAGGGAGATATTTCGCGATCGGTACATTGTACGCGCAACCACCACTCTACCAGTAGAATCCGATTGCCCAATATTAATTTGGCGGGCAATATATCAGCGGCACCGGAGTAAACGCGTCCTCGAACGGCTTAatccgggccttacaaccccaGAAAGGGCACGAGAGTTCCGCGCGTTAACAATAGTGTTCGCGGCAGAAAACATATACTAATCCAGTTACGAAGCGTGTAAATTAACGACACGCAGGCAACGATGGCACCCACCGTGAAGGAACTACAGGAGCACTCGGAGCAATAGGCACACTCTCGATATGTgcactattaacattatttacaacagtgtCCGAACTATTTACACGCGCCTCCGAGTGTTCAACTGACGAGAATGCCGCAGAATTTAAAATAGAatttcgcaatgaatccgaTAGCACCTGGCATTGGTTCTCGATCCTTGCTATCCTCTCTTCCATGCGAGCCTCTCGTTCGAACGCAGCAGCCTGTTCCCGTTCCTCGCACTGAAGCCTGTCCGCATCCAGTCGCGCCTCGAACTGCCTCTGCTGCTCCTgcagttgctcgcataattcttgtcggaggtttgcaaacaggatctccaatgccggcgtgacatttccgatcgattcttcgatcccggCTGAGCCCCCAATGTTGCGAAttacaccatttctctcgcgtcgcggcattttatttacaataaagaatattaactataacactattcgatacaaatacaattcagatctttcagaagtgggatgttgatcgttcgacggtccgatctcgactcttcgatcgtccgttggtaacactcttttttgcgtggcaacccctatcttctattattctttaaggagttgttcacaacagggcagtttcacattacagcgacttgatttggacaagtcgctgtaacaatatttatttattcctattattattttttaaggataaaaaattaaaggaagattattttttaaacaatatattctgTCAAAAAGAAGTAGATTTGGTATTAACCAGTTAAATATGTTCGACGACTATATCCGTCATGGAGATgtggcagaattttgtgtcaCGGCGATTGTATCCGtcattcgtaaaattttgttacaatttgatatttaaattgtaattctggcgaaaactaaattatattcgtaaattttaatatgtttgaAATGATTAGAAGTCAAGACGAAATGaaacaaataaatgaaaattataaataatttgaattgGATTCATATTTTtctgaaagctaactcgtaagcAGTGTAGTAACACTGGATCTTTGATTATCCCGATTTTCATCTTGATGTatcaaaacaaaacaaaaacaaaGTATATTAGATTCTCCATCTGCGGTGATTCCTGGAAAGCGCTGtcacatttctttttttttactagTCTTACTTATGTATAAACAAAGTTGCCAAGAACATTTGCTTTGGAGCAGGCAATTTTTGTTGCTATGCAGTGCAGTTCTCGGACTCATCGGGGATGGAGAAGGAAAGGTTGGCGATTTATTAGTTTTCGGAGAATTGGATTTTCGCGTTGTGTGTGGTGACACGCCTGAAGTACGGGCCGCGATTAGAAGCCCCCACTTAGGTTCCCGCGCAGCCGCGATATCCGTTCATTGGCTCTTACGCGTGCCactgacccccccccccccctaataAAGATCTCAGGAATGTAAATCTGCTCCGATTTGCCTTTTTGTCTTTTGTCATTTGATTTTTGAAATCTCGAAGCGACATAAAACTTGAACGACGCAGTGGATTTCAGTGTGTATCAAATAGTCAGTGAATCGTATCAGTCAAGTAAAATGCAATGTAAGTATTTCAAGTGCCTAATTATCATAAAGTTATTCAGAAAAGTTTCGTAAACTACTATTTTTCTTAGCTTATTTTATCCCCAAAATGAGTGATTACTCTAGTGACGATGACATTGTTTCATCTGTAATAAAGCGAAACCGGTTGCATATATTTTCGTCTTCTGAGGATGTTAGCGATGAAAACATCGAATCTGATAGTGAAACCGACCGCTATGAATTCGTCGACACCTATTCCGAAGATAATAAAAGcgacaaaaaaaaatcaagatACAAATGTTAAGTGGAAAAGTGCAAGAGGTAACAGAAAACCATTTGAATTTCTTGCCAACCATGGTCAACATGAAATTGTACCAGGAAAATTCCGATTCAAGGGTTCATTttatatagaaaaatatttaGACGATCATCTTATTAACATTATGGTGAAAGAAACAAATTTATATTTGGATCAATTTTTGCAAAGTCACCCGAACTTAAAGCCGCGATCAAGAATGAGAAAATGGTAATCAACAACTAATAATGAAATTGGATATTTTGCCGCGATGTTGATGTTGCAAGGTATTGTAAAGAAGCCAGCATTCCATATGTATTTTTCGAAAAGGGAAAGCATTAGTACAACGATCTTTGGCCAAATTTTCGCTGTATACCGATTTTTACTATTATTCAAATTTCTACATTTTGAAAATAACGAACACCACAATAATATGCCATCGAAAAAGCTCTGCATAATTAAAACTGTTTTGGAATATGtggtaaataaatgtaaatctTTGTTCACTCCAAAAATGGATATCTGCATTGATGTGTCGTTGCTAATGTGGAAAGGGCGGTTAGCATGGAAGCAATATATACCTTCAAAAAGAAGTCGGTTTGCCTATCGGTCACCCTATGCGAGAGTGAATCGAGTTATATCTGGAATTTTTATCTATATACAGGGAAAGAAACCGAATATGATCCACGATATTCAGAATTTAACATGTCAGCTCGTTTTGTCCTTCAATTATGTGATGAACTTTTAGAACGTGGATATAGACTTTATTTAGATAATTGGTACACTAGTGCTCCTCTCCTAGAGAAACTGTGTGCACATTAAACGGACGTTGTTGGCACAATTCGGAAAAACAGAATTGGTATTTGTAAAGAAGTTAGTGAAAATTTAAGAATAAAATTATGTTGTTGAAATGGCAAGATAATAGGGAAGTTTATCTTGTAAGTAGCGTCCATAACGACAACATCGTAGAGATAGAAAAAAGGAATGTAATAAAAAAGATACCCGAAGTAGTTgtcgattataataataaaatgggtGGAGTAGATATAAGTGACGGCATAATTATTGCATACTCAACAGCAAGAAAAaggttaaaaatatattataaaaatataactcCATCTTTTAGATGTTATATGTTTAAATTCATATTTAATGTATAAAAAGAACGGTGGAAAATTAACCCGAGTAAACtttttattagaatatattGAGGATACAATTGTATCGTATCCCATCGAATCACAAAAATTATCACAATCTCGCTCAATGACATCTAATGTTTCGCGCTTGATCGAGAAATCCTTCGTGAAGATGTGCTGTTTGTTATAAAAAAaggattagaaaagaatcgcgGTATTGGTAtccgacgtgcaaagtgccactATGCGTTGTTCCTTGTTTTCGTGAATATGACACGACAGCAACAGTTTAAATTTTTAACTTctgtaaatatttgatttttttttaagttttccG harbors:
- the LOC143262580 gene encoding uncharacterized protein LOC143262580; this encodes MYRQFLIRPEDRAYQRILWRDSHGKIATFELNAVTFGLSSAPYLAIRCLHQLASDEGTNLPKAATILKRDLYVDDLLTGADTIKEAQVIQRQVRELLRKGGLPIRQWASNEPKLLSGLHKDLIHPKILGDTATMKTLGISWDAKHVTIRYTVQPPTTNKINKRNILSTVARIFDPLGLLGPVTVIGKILMQRLWQLKIDWDESLPISLHTEWIEYENSLQHLNNIEFARHVITKGAKTIELHGFCVASERAYSACLYARTIDKDSRVKTQLLCAKSRVTPLKTITLARLELCGAVLLSSLYQTVRKAITYDIRDVTFWTDSTIVLNWLNKQPSTLKTFVANRVANIQGKTKPSSWRHVKSRDNPADLLSRGTTPTQFLGSTLWRHGPA
- the LOC143262581 gene encoding uncharacterized protein LOC143262581, coding for MAALKRFVARRGACQNTYSDNGTNFVGADNELREICRTLPRDERLQNFLTTKGITWHFTPVLSPHFGGLWEAAVKAFKHYIKRVVGEELFTFEQFNTFVIEVEAVLNSRPLTPLSSDPNDTSPLTPGHFLIGSSLTAIAETDFRAIPNNRLSNWQHIQKVKQHFWTRWQKEYINHSPIQNLHRSVVRFKDTKASQVKSTPDRKG